In a single window of the Pseudopipra pipra isolate bDixPip1 chromosome Z, bDixPip1.hap1, whole genome shotgun sequence genome:
- the LOC135407813 gene encoding LOW QUALITY PROTEIN: nudC domain-containing protein 2-like (The sequence of the model RefSeq protein was modified relative to this genomic sequence to represent the inferred CDS: deleted 1 base in 1 codon): protein MADLEDQDACSCHLGVGLGELQPQCPGDLRVEADAVQSVLHRLCLGAAVEADEAHGLPGGEFDERPLVPLKGPEEQVKCAELCPLEPPCPISVPFEERGGAVPCGTPWGRWYQALEEVFIEVCAKDERCSLGSRDITLATQGRELLQSKLSDSTVTDEGTWTLEDRQLIRIVLTKTNRDAGNCWTSLLENEYAADPWVQDQMQRKLTLERFQRENPGFDFSGAEISGNYSKGGPDFSSLEK, encoded by the exons atggcagacctcgaggatcaggacg CTTGCTCTTGCCATCTTGGTGTTGGCCTTGGCGAACTCCAGCCGCAGTGTCCGGGGGATCTCAGGGTCGAAGCAGATGCTGTTCAGAGCGTTCTTCACCGCCTCTGCCTCGGAGCGGCTGTTGAAGCTGACGAAGCCCACGGGCTGCCTGGAGGTGAGTTTGATGAGAGACCCCTCGTACCCCTTAAAGGGCCTGAAGAGCAGGTAAAGTGTGCCGAGCTGTGCCCCCTGGAGCCGCCGTGCCCCATATCGGTGCCGTTCGAGGAGCGCGGTGGGGCGGTGCCCTGCGGGACGCCCTGGGGCCGCTGGTACCAGGCGCTGGAGGAGGTTTTCATCGAG GTGTGCGCCAAGGACGAGCgctgcagcctgggcagccGTGACATCACGCTGGCCACACAAGggcgggagctgctgcagagtaAACTTTCTGACTCTACAGTAACTGATGAAGGAACATGGACATTAGAAGACAGGCAGCTGATACGAATTGTTCTAACGAAGACAAATAGAGATGCTGGAAACTGTTGGACATCTCTGTTAGAAAATGAATACGCTGCTGATCCTTGGGTACAGGACCAGATGCAGAGGAAGCTTACACTGGAGCGATTCCAAAGAGAGAACCCTGGATTTGACTTCAGTGGGGCAGAAATTTCTGGAAACTACAGCAAAGGAGGACCA GACTTTTCTAgtcttgaaaaataa
- the NIPSNAP3A gene encoding protein NipSnap homolog 3A isoform X2 produces MHVGTISKAKCRKKLFGIGHHEALLATGPRQDTSIFYEIRTYDIKPSKMKEFLEMVNKYIHFRTAHSELVGFWYTELGAMNKVFHIWKYDNFAHRTAVRQALANDKDWQGKLMSAILPLLEKQHNEVAYLVPWCQLGKPPKEGGVYEWVTFQMKPGGPALWGEAFRAAINAHINTGYTKLIGVFHTEYGLLNRVHVLWWNESPDNRAAGRHRAHEDARVVAAVRDSVRFLESQQNALLIPLQCSPLK; encoded by the exons ATGCACGTGGGAACTATTTCCAAAGCAAAATGTCGCAAGAAACTTTTTGGAATTGGACATCATGAA gcaCTCCTTGCTACAGGGCCCAGACAAGATACCAGCATTTTCTATGAAATTCGCACATATGATATTAAGCCATCGAAGATGAAGGAGTTTTTGGAAATGGTCAACAAGTACATTCACTTTCGCACAGCTCACTCAGAGCTGGTGGGATTCTGGTACACGGAGCTGGGAGCGATGAATAAGGTGTTCCACATTTGGAAGTACG ATAATTTTGCCCACAGAACAGCAGTCCGGCAAGCACTAGCCAATGACAAAGACTGGCAGGGAAAACTTATGTCTGCAATCCTCCCCTtgctggagaagcagcacaaTGAGGTCGCTTATCTGGTACCTTGGTGTCAACTTGGAAAGCCTCCAAAAGAGGGGG GGGTATATGAATGGGTTACTTTCCAGATGAAGCCTGGTGGGCCAGCATTGTGGGGTGAAGCATTTCGAGCTGCAATCAATGCTCACATCAACACAGGCTATACCAAGCTGATTGGTGTTTTCCATACAGAATATGGATTACTTAACAGAG TCCATGTGTTGTGGTGGAATGAGAGCCCAGATAACCGGGCGGCGGGAAGACACAGAGCCCATGAAGATGCCAGAGTCGTAGCAGCTG TGCGTGACAGCGTCAGGTTCTTGGAGTCCCAGCAAAACGCACTCCTGATTCCTCTGCAGTGCTCACCGCTGAAATAA
- the NIPSNAP3A gene encoding protein NipSnap homolog 3A isoform X1, producing the protein MLPPALLRRALPAAARLARARAGPQALLATGPRQDTSIFYEIRTYDIKPSKMKEFLEMVNKYIHFRTAHSELVGFWYTELGAMNKVFHIWKYDNFAHRTAVRQALANDKDWQGKLMSAILPLLEKQHNEVAYLVPWCQLGKPPKEGGVYEWVTFQMKPGGPALWGEAFRAAINAHINTGYTKLIGVFHTEYGLLNRVHVLWWNESPDNRAAGRHRAHEDARVVAAVRDSVRFLESQQNALLIPLQCSPLK; encoded by the exons AtgctgcccccggccctgctcCGCCGGgccctccccgccgccgcccgcctgGCCCGGGCCCGGGCCGGCCCTCAG gcaCTCCTTGCTACAGGGCCCAGACAAGATACCAGCATTTTCTATGAAATTCGCACATATGATATTAAGCCATCGAAGATGAAGGAGTTTTTGGAAATGGTCAACAAGTACATTCACTTTCGCACAGCTCACTCAGAGCTGGTGGGATTCTGGTACACGGAGCTGGGAGCGATGAATAAGGTGTTCCACATTTGGAAGTACG ATAATTTTGCCCACAGAACAGCAGTCCGGCAAGCACTAGCCAATGACAAAGACTGGCAGGGAAAACTTATGTCTGCAATCCTCCCCTtgctggagaagcagcacaaTGAGGTCGCTTATCTGGTACCTTGGTGTCAACTTGGAAAGCCTCCAAAAGAGGGGG GGGTATATGAATGGGTTACTTTCCAGATGAAGCCTGGTGGGCCAGCATTGTGGGGTGAAGCATTTCGAGCTGCAATCAATGCTCACATCAACACAGGCTATACCAAGCTGATTGGTGTTTTCCATACAGAATATGGATTACTTAACAGAG TCCATGTGTTGTGGTGGAATGAGAGCCCAGATAACCGGGCGGCGGGAAGACACAGAGCCCATGAAGATGCCAGAGTCGTAGCAGCTG TGCGTGACAGCGTCAGGTTCTTGGAGTCCCAGCAAAACGCACTCCTGATTCCTCTGCAGTGCTCACCGCTGAAATAA